One window of Inquilinus sp. KBS0705 genomic DNA carries:
- the sprA gene encoding cell surface protein SprA, translating into MGQQQPNQQQGQQQTTARDTTPPFKPGPVDLKQATGIKLREGIFLPDPPNLVRTIEYDAETNRYILYERVGNLLYRAPRYLTFAEYLQLQQRGVRREYFKQLADNYAYESQQPGFIPQIKVRSKTFEQIFGSSNINIRPQGSAEVILAGQVNKNQNPLFNTRQRNQFNFNFDQRIQLNVTGEIGDKLKISTNYNTEAQFQFENQIKLDYTGHPDEIIQKIEAGTVSLPLNTTLITGSQALFGIKTKLKFGKLDITSILSQQRSQSKSITITNGSQQGNIALTPADYEANKHYFLSQYFRNNYNKALANIPIISSNINITKIEVWTTNRTNVTTDSRDILAFIDLGENRPYNTALVRPGTSGLPAGFSGPGFPQQSNSLLSGLPVNARITNSNDVANYFRSTGATDNYAKLTYARKLTDKEFTLNPRLGYISLNYPLNNDEVLAVAYQYSYNGVQYQVGEFSSDVAVDPNTPKVLFTKLLKNELLKTNLPTWDLMMKNIYSLGAFQISPNSFKLNIARLDDKSGIEKTIMDEGQNTKSKRWLQITGVDNLDQQNAKQPDGYFDFLEGITIDSQNGRIMFPVLEPFGSDLAKQFTAGEADLVNRYVYQPLYDSTKTIAQQFFPKLNRYTIKGTYTSTGGSEYQLNAVNIPQGSVVVTAGTVKLNEGTDYTIDYSAGRIRVLNQALLSSGQPINVKLENNELFGVQQKSLYGSRFDYHVSDKFLLGGTIMHLTEQPITQNEIVGEESISNTIWGFDANYSTQSRFLTRLVDKIPFIQTKAPSTINFSGEFAKLMPGAPGALNFAGSKNGTSYLDDFENSRSVIDIKSSIAWQISGTPQMFPEAQLFNDLSYGYNRARLAFYNIDPIFYTNSGNIPISRTELSNHYVRQVIEQEVFPFKQSTTGQPLSLSTLNMAFYPTVRGPYNYTTTGINADGTLQNPKNRWGGMFRKLETNDFESLNVGYIEFWMLDPFIYKPASQGGDLYFNLGSVSEDILKDGRKSLENGLPIDAATANNVDETVWGRVSKLQPVINAFDNNPASRKLQDIGLDGISDADEQTKFAPVVQQVKAKLNPQAATAFANDPSSDDYQYYQGPTLDQARAGILDRYSKYNGTEGNSKTAEQSQAELGLQTSAATSLPDGEDINRDNNMSQTDEYFQYRVSIRPQDMLVGQNFISDKVTSNVKLPDGTTQAVTWYQFRIPINEYQSKTGNIQDFKAIRFMRMFMTNFADTSILRFATLQLVRGEWRTFNAENNPVNIIADPAIANPVIDNSSLDVQAVNIEENGNRTPIPYVVPPGINRQRNYNNLQTDTKLNEQSLSLNVTSLRDGYSRAAFRTFFNDLRSYKRIQMFIHAEGTQLKDNDLHAFVRLGVDYQDNYYEYEVPLAVTQAGTRDPGAIWPASNELNLQLDILTSAKLARNNAKLNGLPWPFTVPFTYTDGANKVTIKGQPDLSRLRTIMLGVRNPYKPTGLNDDGLDKTGTVWFDELRLTDFDQRGGWAATARVDATLADFANITVSGSKSTVGFGTLDSRVSDRNRSDDQIYDVSGSLELGKFFPAKSGIRIPAYLNVSSQVSTPQYDPASPDVELKKTLAAAPTNKARDSIKNVSVDYTVRKSINFTNVHKERTNTSAPVHVWDIENFNATYAYTEYTHHDFIVENDFAKTYRVALAYNYTNQPKYYSPLEKVIKSNMLALARDFNFSILPSRLGFSISFDRYYSENTLRNNDPNNFIPIPTSFNKNFNITRVYGIGWNLSKSLTMDIDATNLSVVDEPAGRINGLKRDTLWENLKKLGRTTNYNHTINFNYTTPINKIPGLDWTSMTARYSTNFNWQTQPEFAINDPTYDVGNSIQNSRSIQLNPTLNFISLYNKFAGLRKSGADDTKNGAGKFLMGILTGIKSITGTYTRTEGTFLPGYLPQSNFLGQDLTYNAPGIGFLLGSQADLRSRAVANGWISKDTLQNQLYVKSFNEDINLRSIIEPVSDLRIELIAFRTQDRNYQTNFKYLASTNSIENLSPVTSGTYSVSFLSLATAFSKTGGINNTSAVFQKFLDNRAIISQKLGQANPNSGGAGTTQGYADGYGPNSQNVLVPAFLAAYSGKSAGSASLNQFPKTPIPNWQISYGGLSKLPFFNEMFQSLDIKHGYRSSYNINSYTTLLQYQEANGQVVTRDANNDFLPFYQFSQITIFEQFVPLFGADVRFKNDMTANFEYRRTRSLSLSLLNSQLAQQNENILVFGFGYRPKNFRMPFGLFGRGNRTDNDVNFKLDVALRDNKTLIYRADVEAAEISSGAQNITLRPSIDYVINQRFNLSLFYDSNITRPYTSQTFNTAFTNFGINLKLLLQ; encoded by the coding sequence ACGGTAAGCTTGCCATTAAATACCACGCTGATAACCGGTAGCCAGGCCTTATTCGGTATAAAAACCAAGCTTAAATTTGGCAAACTGGATATCACCAGTATATTATCGCAACAGCGTTCGCAATCAAAAAGTATTACCATTACCAATGGGTCGCAGCAAGGTAACATAGCCCTTACCCCGGCTGATTATGAGGCGAACAAGCACTATTTCCTGTCGCAGTATTTCAGAAATAATTACAATAAGGCGCTGGCAAATATCCCTATCATCAGCTCTAACATCAACATCACCAAAATAGAGGTTTGGACAACTAACCGTACTAACGTTACTACCGATTCGCGCGATATATTGGCCTTTATAGATCTGGGCGAAAACAGGCCGTATAATACGGCATTGGTACGCCCCGGCACCAGCGGTTTGCCGGCGGGTTTCAGCGGCCCCGGTTTTCCGCAGCAATCAAATAGTTTATTAAGCGGCTTGCCTGTAAATGCCCGTATTACCAATTCTAATGATGTGGCCAACTATTTTAGGTCGACAGGCGCTACCGACAACTATGCCAAGCTTACCTATGCCCGCAAGCTAACAGATAAAGAGTTTACCTTAAACCCAAGGTTGGGTTATATATCGCTTAATTACCCCTTAAATAATGATGAAGTGCTGGCCGTTGCTTACCAATACTCGTACAATGGTGTCCAGTACCAGGTGGGTGAGTTTTCCAGCGATGTGGCGGTTGATCCTAACACACCGAAGGTATTGTTCACCAAGTTGCTGAAGAATGAGTTACTGAAAACCAACCTTCCAACGTGGGACCTGATGATGAAGAATATTTATTCGTTAGGTGCGTTCCAGATAAGCCCCAACAGTTTTAAGCTTAACATTGCCCGTTTGGATGATAAATCCGGAATAGAAAAAACCATAATGGATGAAGGGCAAAACACAAAGAGTAAGCGCTGGCTGCAAATTACCGGGGTTGATAACCTTGACCAGCAAAACGCCAAGCAGCCCGATGGTTATTTCGACTTTTTAGAAGGCATCACTATCGATTCGCAAAACGGGCGCATCATGTTCCCTGTGTTGGAACCCTTTGGATCCGACCTGGCTAAACAGTTTACCGCCGGCGAGGCCGACCTGGTGAACAGGTATGTTTACCAACCATTGTACGACTCGACAAAGACCATTGCCCAGCAATTCTTCCCCAAGCTTAACCGCTACACTATTAAGGGTACCTATACCTCTACCGGGGGCAGCGAGTACCAGTTGAATGCTGTAAACATTCCGCAGGGGTCAGTTGTGGTTACCGCCGGTACAGTAAAACTAAATGAAGGGACAGATTATACCATTGATTACAGCGCGGGCCGTATCAGGGTGTTAAACCAGGCATTGTTATCATCGGGGCAACCTATAAATGTAAAATTAGAGAATAACGAACTGTTTGGGGTGCAGCAAAAATCGCTATACGGGTCCAGGTTTGATTACCATGTAAGCGATAAGTTTTTGTTAGGGGGTACTATTATGCACCTTACCGAGCAGCCCATCACCCAAAACGAAATTGTTGGCGAGGAATCGATATCTAACACTATTTGGGGTTTTGATGCCAACTATAGCACACAATCGCGCTTTTTAACTCGTTTGGTTGATAAGATACCTTTTATACAAACCAAGGCACCATCTACCATTAACTTTAGCGGCGAATTTGCCAAACTAATGCCGGGGGCACCGGGGGCGTTAAACTTTGCAGGCTCAAAAAACGGCACCTCGTACCTGGATGATTTTGAGAATAGCCGTTCGGTTATCGATATCAAAAGTTCTATAGCCTGGCAAATATCGGGTACGCCGCAAATGTTCCCTGAGGCGCAATTATTTAACGATCTTAGCTACGGCTACAACAGGGCAAGGCTGGCGTTTTATAATATCGACCCTATATTTTATACCAACTCGGGCAATATACCTATATCCCGTACCGAGCTGTCTAACCACTATGTAAGGCAGGTTATTGAGCAGGAGGTGTTCCCGTTCAAGCAATCAACTACCGGGCAGCCACTAAGTCTTTCTACGCTTAATATGGCGTTTTACCCAACCGTGCGCGGGCCGTATAACTATACCACTACAGGTATTAACGCCGATGGTACCTTACAAAACCCTAAAAACAGGTGGGGCGGTATGTTCCGTAAGCTGGAAACTAACGACTTCGAATCGTTAAACGTAGGTTACATTGAATTTTGGATGCTCGATCCGTTTATTTACAAGCCAGCGTCGCAAGGTGGCGACCTGTATTTTAATTTAGGCAGCGTATCTGAAGATATTTTAAAAGACGGTCGGAAAAGCTTAGAGAACGGCCTGCCTATTGATGCCGCCACTGCCAACAATGTTGATGAAACCGTGTGGGGTAGGGTATCAAAACTACAGCCGGTTATCAATGCCTTTGATAATAACCCGGCTTCGCGTAAGTTACAGGATATTGGTTTGGACGGTATAAGCGATGCCGACGAGCAAACCAAATTTGCCCCCGTTGTGCAACAGGTTAAAGCCAAATTAAACCCGCAGGCTGCTACCGCTTTTGCCAATGACCCATCATCAGATGATTACCAGTACTACCAGGGCCCTACGCTTGACCAGGCACGTGCCGGTATATTAGACCGTTACAGCAAGTATAACGGTACAGAGGGTAACTCCAAAACTGCCGAGCAATCGCAGGCGGAACTGGGGCTGCAAACATCAGCTGCAACATCATTGCCGGATGGCGAGGATATTAACCGCGATAATAACATGAGCCAAACCGATGAGTACTTTCAATATAGAGTATCCATCCGCCCGCAGGATATGCTGGTTGGCCAAAACTTTATCAGTGATAAGGTAACCTCGAACGTGAAGCTGCCCGACGGCACCACACAGGCGGTAACCTGGTACCAGTTTAGGATACCTATTAACGAGTACCAGTCTAAAACAGGCAACATCCAGGATTTTAAGGCTATCAGGTTCATGCGGATGTTTATGACCAATTTTGCCGATACATCTATCCTGCGTTTTGCTACCCTGCAATTGGTACGCGGCGAGTGGAGGACCTTTAACGCCGAAAATAATCCAGTTAACATTATTGCCGACCCTGCCATTGCCAACCCTGTAATTGATAATTCATCCTTAGATGTGCAAGCTGTGAATATTGAAGAGAATGGTAACCGCACGCCTATACCTTATGTAGTGCCGCCGGGTATTAACCGCCAGCGTAATTACAACAACCTGCAAACCGATACCAAGCTGAACGAGCAATCGCTATCGTTAAACGTAACCAGCCTGCGCGATGGTTACTCAAGGGCGGCATTCCGCACCTTCTTTAACGATCTGCGGTCGTATAAGCGCATACAGATGTTTATACACGCCGAGGGTACCCAGCTAAAAGATAACGACCTGCATGCCTTTGTACGCTTAGGGGTAGATTACCAGGATAACTACTACGAATACGAAGTGCCCCTGGCAGTAACACAAGCCGGTACCCGCGACCCCGGCGCCATTTGGCCTGCCAGCAACGAACTTAACCTGCAGCTGGATATATTGACCAGCGCCAAGCTGGCCCGTAACAATGCCAAGCTAAATGGCTTGCCATGGCCATTTACCGTACCCTTTACCTATACCGATGGTGCCAATAAAGTAACCATAAAGGGCCAGCCCGACCTGAGCAGATTACGCACAATAATGCTGGGTGTGCGCAACCCTTACAAGCCAACCGGATTAAACGACGACGGCCTTGATAAAACAGGGACAGTTTGGTTTGATGAACTGCGCCTTACTGATTTTGACCAGCGCGGCGGCTGGGCTGCTACAGCAAGGGTTGATGCTACATTGGCCGATTTTGCTAACATCACGGTATCGGGTAGTAAAAGTACCGTGGGCTTTGGTACGCTTGACTCGAGGGTGAGCGACCGTAACCGCAGCGACGATCAGATATATGATGTATCGGGTAGTTTGGAGTTAGGTAAGTTTTTCCCGGCAAAAAGCGGGATACGCATACCTGCGTATCTTAACGTTTCGTCGCAGGTAAGCACCCCGCAGTACGACCCTGCATCGCCGGATGTGGAGCTTAAAAAAACGCTGGCTGCCGCGCCAACCAACAAAGCGCGCGACTCCATTAAAAATGTATCGGTAGATTATACGGTGCGCAAAAGCATCAACTTTACTAATGTGCATAAAGAGCGTACCAACACATCGGCACCGGTGCATGTATGGGATATAGAGAACTTTAACGCTACCTATGCCTACACCGAGTACACCCACCACGATTTTATTGTTGAGAACGATTTTGCCAAAACTTACCGCGTAGCGCTGGCCTATAACTATACTAACCAGCCTAAATACTACTCGCCGCTTGAAAAAGTGATCAAAAGCAATATGCTGGCACTTGCACGCGATTTCAACTTTAGCATACTGCCATCAAGGTTAGGCTTTAGCATCAGTTTTGACAGGTATTATTCAGAAAATACCTTACGTAACAACGACCCTAACAACTTTATACCTATACCAACCAGCTTTAACAAAAACTTTAATATTACCCGCGTATACGGCATAGGCTGGAACCTATCAAAATCGTTAACTATGGATATTGATGCTACCAACCTGTCGGTAGTGGATGAGCCGGCGGGCCGCATAAATGGTTTAAAGCGCGATACCTTGTGGGAGAATTTAAAAAAGCTGGGCCGTACTACTAACTATAACCACACCATCAATTTTAATTATACTACGCCTATTAACAAGATACCAGGGCTTGACTGGACCAGCATGACGGCGCGTTACAGCACCAACTTTAACTGGCAAACCCAACCCGAATTTGCCATTAATGACCCGACTTATGATGTAGGTAACAGCATACAAAACTCGCGCAGCATACAGCTTAACCCTACGCTGAATTTTATAAGCCTGTACAACAAATTTGCCGGCCTGCGCAAAAGCGGCGCTGATGATACAAAAAATGGGGCCGGTAAATTTTTGATGGGTATACTAACCGGTATTAAAAGCATAACCGGTACTTACACCCGCACCGAAGGAACGTTTTTACCGGGCTATTTGCCGCAGTCAAACTTCCTGGGGCAGGATCTGACCTATAACGCGCCGGGCATTGGTTTCTTGCTGGGCAGCCAGGCCGATTTGCGGAGCCGGGCAGTAGCCAATGGCTGGATATCTAAAGATACCCTGCAAAACCAGTTGTATGTAAAATCGTTTAATGAGGATATTAACCTGCGCAGTATCATTGAGCCGGTATCTGACCTAAGGATAGAGCTGATAGCCTTTAGAACGCAGGACCGTAACTATCAAACCAACTTTAAATACCTGGCATCAACCAATAGTATAGAAAATTTAAGCCCGGTAACATCGGGTACTTACAGTGTGTCGTTCCTGTCGCTTGCTACGGCGTTCTCAAAAACAGGGGGCATCAACAATACATCGGCTGTGTTCCAAAAGTTTTTAGATAACCGCGCCATTATATCGCAAAAACTGGGGCAAGCCAATCCAAATTCAGGGGGTGCAGGCACTACCCAAGGTTACGCCGATGGTTATGGCCCTAACTCGCAAAACGTTTTGGTGCCGGCATTTTTGGCGGCATATTCGGGCAAAAGCGCCGGCTCGGCAAGTCTTAACCAGTTTCCTAAAACACCAATACCCAACTGGCAAATAAGTTATGGCGGTTTAAGCAAGCTGCCGTTTTTTAACGAGATGTTTCAATCGCTTGATATTAAGCACGGCTATCGGTCGTCGTACAATATAAACAGCTATACCACGCTGCTGCAATACCAGGAAGCTAACGGCCAGGTAGTGACCCGCGACGCGAATAACGACTTTTTGCCTTTTTACCAGTTTTCGCAAATAACCATATTTGAGCAGTTTGTACCTCTGTTTGGTGCCGACGTACGTTTTAAAAATGATATGACCGCCAATTTTGAATACCGCAGAACACGGTCGTTAAGTTTAAGCCTGCTGAACAGCCAGTTGGCACAGCAAAACGAAAACATTTTGGTATTTGGCTTTGGCTACCGGCCTAAAAACTTCAGGATGCCATTTGGCCTGTTTGGGCGCGGCAACCGTACCGATAACGATGTGAACTTTAAACTTGATGTGGCCTTACGCGATAACAAAACCCTTATATACCGCGCCGATGTGGAAGCGGCCGAAATATCATCGGGCGCGCAAAACATCACGCTAAGGCCATCTATTGATTATGTTATCAACCAGCGGTTCAACTTAAGCCTGTTTTACGATTCGAACATTACGCGCCCTTATACTTCGCAAACCTTTAATACTGCCTTTACCAATTTTGGTATCAACTTAAAGCTGTTGTTGCAGTAG